From Pan troglodytes isolate AG18354 chromosome 11, NHGRI_mPanTro3-v2.0_pri, whole genome shotgun sequence, the proteins below share one genomic window:
- the LOC129135952 gene encoding coiled-coil domain-containing protein 86-like — protein sequence MTLPWPSPGPSLVLPCPSMPWPCPHPALALHWSCPALALPWPRPCLLPGLAFALPWPDPRPTESMKWPWTCLAILCPGPVLSPPCSGPAFALALLLVLPLLWPCSVFGHALCYPSPALLWPWPYHGLLLPWPGPTLAFSTLALPFPDLALPWPWLCLILVLVLP from the coding sequence ATGACCCTGCCGTGGCCCTCTCCTGGCCCTTCCTTGGTCCTGCCCTGCCCTTCCAtgccctggccttgccctcaCCCTGCATTGGCCCTGCACtggtcctgccctgccctggcacTGCCTTGGCCCCggccctgccttctccctggcCTTGCCtttgccctgccctggcctgacCCCAGGCCTACTGAGTCCATGAAATGGCCCTGGACCTGCCTTGCCATCCTCTGTCCTGGCCCTGTATTGTCTCCACCATGCTCTGGTCCAGCATTTGCCCTAGCCCTGTTGCTAGTCCTGCCACTGCTATGGCCTTGCTCTGTTTTTGGCCATGCCCTGTGCTACCCTagccctgccctgctttggccTTGGCCCTACCATGGCCTTCTCCTACCCTGGCCTGGCCCTACCCTGGCCTTTTCTACCCTGGCCTTGCCCTTCCCTGAtcttgccctgccctggccttggcTTTGCCTTATCCTGGTCCTGGTTCTGCCCTGA